The Thermoanaerobaculia bacterium region TCACGCTCGTCTTCTACAACCTCCTCCTCCTGATCCGGGGCACCCGCGCGGTGCAGATCCTGGTCGGCCTCGTCTTCGTGGCGGCGACCAGCTACCTCGCCCGCTGGGCGAATCTGGTCGCCCTCGAGACCCTCATCCAGAAATTCCTGATCATCCTGCCGTTCGCGCTCGTCGTGCTCTTTCAGCCCGAGATCCGCCGGGCGCTCGCCCGGTTCGGGCGCGGTCCGTTCTTCGGCGCCGCGCCCAGCAAGGCCCACGCCTACCTGCACGACGTGGTGCTCGCCGCCTCGACGCTCGCCGAGCGCCGGACGGGCGCGCTCGTCGTCTTCGAGCGCAAGGAGGGGCTGCGGGTCTACGTCGAGAACGGCATAGCGCTCGACGCCCGGCTCTCGTTCGACCTCCTGGTCAGCATCTTCACGCCGGACGCTCCGCTGCACGACGGCGCCATCATCATCCAGGCGGAACGCATCGCGGCCGCCTCCTGCTTTCTCCCGCTGACCGCCAACCCAGAGCTCTCGAAGGAGCACGGCTCGCGCCATCGCGCGGCCCTCGGGATCAGCGAGGAGACCGACGCGCTCGCCTTGGTGGTCTCCGAGGAGACCGGAGAGATCTCGCTCGCCGTCGCCGGCGAGCTCGAGAGGCATCTGGACAAGGCGCAGCTCTCCGCCCGCCTGCGCTTCCACCTCGTCACCGACGTCGACGCGTCGTCACGGGAGGATCGATGAGCCGGATGAGCGGCAAGCCGTGGGGACTCCGACTGCTCGCCATTTTCGCCGCGATCGCGGTCTGGTTTTCGGCGTCGTTCGTGAAGCGCGAGCGGGTGAGCGAGAAGTTGATCGACGCGACGGTGACCTACAACCCGGCGCGCGGCACCGTGATCCTCGACCCGATCCAAACGGTCAAGGTGCGCCTGCGCGGGCCCGACAAGCAGATCCGGACGCTTGCGCCGCACGTCGTCGACGTGGTGATCGAGGTTCCCGGTCTCGCGACCGGCACGCTCGACATCCAGCTCGACGAGAGCAACGTCCTGCGGCCCGAGAGTTTCGAAGTCCTGGCGATCGAGCCCAATTCGATCGCCTTGCGACTCGACCGCGAGAAGACCCAGATGCTCCGCGTCTCGCCCCGCCTGGTGGGCGAACCGGCCGCCGGCGCCGAGCCGCTCTCGCCGGTCGCCCGGCCCGACATGGTCCAGGTCACCGGACCGGAGTCGATTCTCGCCGGCATCACCGCCGCCACGACGAGCCCGATCAGCCTCGACGGCCACGCGCTGACCTTCAAGCAGACCGTGAGCGTCGTGCCACCCGATCCCCTGGTGCGCATCATTCAACCCTCGGTCGTCACCGTCGAAGTTCCCATGCACTTCCCCGGCGCCGACACCGACGAGGCCTCGGCCCGGGACCGCGCCGCCGACGCCGGACGACAGGAGAACCCATGAGCCGCCGACTGTTTGGAACCGACGGTATCCGGGCTCCGTTCGGAGTCGAGCCGCTCACGGCCGCGACGGTGCGACGCATCGGCTTCGCCCTGGGCCAGGAGCTCTTCGCGGCGCAGACCGAACCGAAGCCACCACTCGTGCTGCTCGGCGGCGACACGCGCGCGAGCTCTCCGGCGCTCGTCGAGTGGATGACCGAGGGTCTTCGGGTCGCGGGCGCGCGCACGCTCGACCTCGGTACGCTGCCGACACCGGCGGTCGCCTGGGCGGTTCCGCGCTGGGACGGCGCCGCCGGGGTGGTGGCCTCCGCGAGTCACAACCCCGCGGCCGACAACGGCCTCAAGCTGATCGATCGCGCCGGTTTCAAGTGGGAACCGGAGGCCGAAGCACGGCTCGAAGCCCGGCTCGCCGATCTCCTCGAGGATCGCACCGCTTCCGCCGCGGCCGCCGATGCCCAGGATGCCGACGGCCGCGATCGTCGCCTCGGGGCCGGGACGGCTCCGGGCCCGGCGGACTTCCAGCCCGCTTCGCCGGTCACGGCGCGCCCGACCGATCCGGAGGTGATCGGGCGTTACCTGCGTTGGCTGATCGGCGAGAGCGGAGGACGCCAGGCGCTCGCCGGGCTGCGCGTCGC contains the following coding sequences:
- a CDS encoding YbbR-like domain-containing protein; amino-acid sequence: MSRMSGKPWGLRLLAIFAAIAVWFSASFVKRERVSEKLIDATVTYNPARGTVILDPIQTVKVRLRGPDKQIRTLAPHVVDVVIEVPGLATGTLDIQLDESNVLRPESFEVLAIEPNSIALRLDREKTQMLRVSPRLVGEPAAGAEPLSPVARPDMVQVTGPESILAGITAATTSPISLDGHALTFKQTVSVVPPDPLVRIIQPSVVTVEVPMHFPGADTDEASARDRAADAGRQENP
- the cdaA gene encoding diadenylate cyclase CdaA, which produces MSFGEFLELLTWQDLLDVAIVTLVFYNLLLLIRGTRAVQILVGLVFVAATSYLARWANLVALETLIQKFLIILPFALVVLFQPEIRRALARFGRGPFFGAAPSKAHAYLHDVVLAASTLAERRTGALVVFERKEGLRVYVENGIALDARLSFDLLVSIFTPDAPLHDGAIIIQAERIAAASCFLPLTANPELSKEHGSRHRAALGISEETDALALVVSEETGEISLAVAGELERHLDKAQLSARLRFHLVTDVDASSREDR